From the genome of Streptomyces xanthophaeus:
GGCCCCGGCGGCCCCGGTCCCGCTCCCGGTTCCGGTCCGGGCGGTGCGCCGAAGAGGAAGCGGACGGTGCTGATCGCGGCTTCGGTGGCTGCCGTTCTCGTCCTCGGGGGCGTCGGTTACGTGGCCTTCTCTGGCGAGGACAAGGACCCGAAGCCGGTCGCGCAGGAGCCCGCCGACGCCAAGCCCTCCGGGTCCCCGTCCGTGGACAAGGGCGACGGCAACGGCAACGGCAAGGGCAGCGACATCCCGACCGACCTCAACGAGGGCCGCAAGCCGGGTGAGGACAAGGCCCTCTGGCTGAAGACCGCCAAGATGGAGGGCCCGGGAGCCGGAATCCCCGCCAAGGGCCTGTGGGTCGCCGGCGACGCCGTCGTCAAGACCGTCGACAAGTCGGTCATCGGCTACGGGGTGAGCGACGGCAAGGAGAAGTGGAAGATCGACTTCCCTGCTGAGATCTGCGGACTCACCGGTCAGACCACCCCCGACGGCAGGACCGTCATGGTCGTCAAGAACGCCGACGGCTCCAGCTGCAACCAGATGAAGCTCATCGACCTCAAGGCCGGCAAGGAGATCTGGACGAAGGAGCTTGCCATGGAGGGGCCTTTCAACAGCGCCGACTCCACCAGGGTCACCCTCAGCGGCGACACCTTCGCCCTCGCCTGGACGGGGGGCCAGAGCGCCCACCGCCTGAGCACCGGCGACAAGCTCTTCTCCGACGCCGGCCCCGAGGGCTGCAAGCCCATGACCTACGCCGCGGGCAACAACAAGATGATCGCCGTGGCCCTCTGCCTGGACGCCGACCGGACCATCGAGATCCAGGACGCCGACCCGAACACCGGCAAGAAGACCTGGAGCTACCGCCTGCCCAAGGGCTACCAGGTCAACGCCGTCTACTCGGTCAGCCCCACCGTCATCGACGCCGGCAACCGCGACACCAAGGAGCGCGCCATTCTCGTCCTCGACGAGAAGGGGCAGAAGCGCAACACGCTCTCCGGTGAAGGCAACTTCGTGGTCAACTGCGGTGGTTACGGCTCCAGCGAGGGCCTCCAGAACTGCGGGAACTCCGCGGTCGACGGGGACACCGCGTACCTCGCTGCCGGGGACAAGTCCACCGGCAGCGAGATCGTCGCCTTCGACCTCGGCACGGGCAAGATCAAGTGGCGCACCAAGGCCGGTGACAAGAAGGCCCTCGTCCCGCTCGAGGCCGCGAACGGCCAACTGACCGCCTACCGCGCCAGCCCTGTCGGCGGCGAGCCCGGCGAGATCGTCTCGTTCCCGGCCGACGGAGGCGCGCCCAAAACGCTGCTGAAGCTCCCCTCGGGCACCTCCGCACGGATCGAAGCCTCCTTCCTGTCTTCCCAGAGCGCCGCCTACGCGGACGGGCGGTTCTTCCTCTCCACCACCCGGCTGCTGGGCGAGAACAAGGACGAGAAGCTCCTGATGGCCTTCGGCAAGTGAACACGCGTCCCACGACCCGCCCACCGAGAGGCAACAGCAACCGATGAGTATCCCGCCGCCCCCCAGCCAGCCGCCGTCCGGTGGCTTCGGTGCGCCCCAGGACCCGCCGCCGGGCGGGTTCGGCGCGCCCGTGCCACCGCCCGAACCGACCGCGGCCCAGCCCGCGTACGGGTACCCGCAGACCGGGCCCGGCTACGGCTACCCGCAGCAGCCCGGCACCCCGTCGCCGTACGGGGCCCCCGGCGCACCCGGAGGCGCGCCCGTGCCCGCCCCGCAGCCCCCGGCCCCGGCCCCGGCCGGCGGCAACGACAAGCGCACCCAGCTGACGATCGTCGGGGCGGCCGTCCTGGCCATCGTCCTCATCGTCGGCGGCGGCCTCTGGTACACCTCCGGCGACAGCGGCGGCGGGAGCAAGGCCGACAGCAACCCGAGCGCCTCCCCGGGCAACGACAAGCCCCAGGACCACGTGCCCGGCACCGAGAAGGTCCCCGGCAACCCGAAGTCGAAGCCGCTCTTCAACCTGCCGAGCCCGGTCCCGGCCGAGATCGCCGTGGTCGCCGGCTCCTGGCTGACCGACTCCACCTACATCAAGTCCGATCTGTCGAAGGTCGTCGGCTACAACCTCGTCGACGGCGGCAAGAAGTGGGAGCTGCCCTTCCCCGGCGAGCTCTGCGGCGCGACCAAGCACGTCAGCGAGAACAAGGCGGCGGTCCTCTTCAAGGCCTCCCAGCCGACGCCCGAGAACAAGTACATCCAGTGCACCGAGGTCGGCGTCATCGACCTGGAGAGCGGCAAGCTCGTCTGGTCCGGCAACGCCAAGAGCGTCACCGGCGGCGACAAGCCCGTCGTGTTCTCCAGCGTCACCCTCAGCGGCAAGACGGTCGCCGCGGCCGGCATCTCCGCGGGCGGCGCCGCCTGGAACCTCGCCGACGGCAAGTCCCTGTGGCTGCCCAAGGTCGACGGCGAAGGCTGCCGTGACGTGGGCTACGGCGGCGGCGAGGCCCTCGCCGCCATCCGCAAGTGCGGCCAGAGCCCCAACTACACGCTGTACGGGCAGCTCCTCGACCCGGCCACCGGTGCGCCCACGGCCTCGTACAAGCTCTCCCAGGGCATCGAGGACGCGTACATCGTCGCCACCAAGCCGCTGATCGTGGCGGCCGACGTCGGCAAGACCGCGAAGAACGCCACGGGCATCAGCGACCTCTTCGTCGTCGACCCCAAGGGCGAGCTGAAGGCCCGTATCCCGCTCGCCTCCGGAGACTTCGGCGGCAAGTGCGGATCCGAGGTCGAGAAGTGCACGAACATGGTGGTCGGCAACGGCAAGCTCTACCTGCCGTCGTACGAGCACCAGGGCCAGGCCTCCAGCGGCCGCACCAACGAGCTGCTCTCCTTCGACCTGGAGACCGGCAAGCAGACCACCGACCGCGCCGACGCGGGCGAGCGGTACACGATGTTCCCGCTGCGCATGGACGGGTCGAACATCATCGCCTACAAGAACCCCCCGTACGACAAGGGCGGTCAGATCGTCAGCATCGACGGCAAGACCATGAAGGAGACCGTCCTCATGGAGAACCCGGCGGACAAGGCGAGCCAGCGCGCCGAGACCGGCTTTTCGCCCGAGTACTCCGAGTACCGCTACCACAACGGAAAGTTCTTCATCTCGCGCACCACGGTCGCCAAGCCGTACTCGGACAAGGCCGACCCGGAGTACCTCTTCGTCTCCTTCACCGCGAGCTGACCGGGCCGCGCCGATATCGCACAGCACCGCCGAAAGCCCCCGAACGGTCCGTACCGATCGGGGGCTTCTGCGCGGTATCCCCCGCGCACCGTCGAACAAGCGTGTAGCTTGCCGGGGCAGAAGGGTGGGGGGTGTTTCCTCGATGGGCGTACGGGTCGTGGTGGTCGACGAGCACCGGCTGCTGGCCGAGGCACTCGCCTCTGCCCTGAAGCTGCGCGGACACCGGGTGCTGGCCGCGGCCGCCCCGGCGGCGGGCGCCGCCGAGCTGGTCATCAGCCGCGCCCCGGAGGTCTGCCTGCTCGGCACCGCCACCCCCGCCGAGCCCGGGGTCTTCGAACCCGTCGTCCGCATCAAGCGGGAGCGCCCGCAGATCGCCGTGGTCGTCCTCGGCCCGGTGCCGAGCCCGCGCGGGATCGCGGCCGCCTTCGCCGCCGGCGCCTCGGGCTACGTACGCCAGGACGAGCGCATCGAGGGCGTCGAGCGGGCCCTGGCCAAGGCCAGGGCGGGGGAGGTGGCGATCGCCCCGCAGCTGCTGCAGGGGGCCTTCGCGGAGCTGCTGAACCCCGCCGCCCAGCCCGACGACGAGGGGAGCCGGCTGCTGCGGCTGCTCACCCCGCGCGAGGTGGAGGTGCTCGTCCGGGTCGCCGAGGGCGAGGACACCCGGCTGATCGCCGCGGGCATGGAGATCGCCCCGAGCACCGCCCGTACGCACGTGCAGCGGGTGCTGATGAAGCTGGGCGTGGGGTCGAGGCTGGAGGCGGCCGCGCTGGCCGCCCGCACCGGCCTGCTGGACCGGGCACTGCCCACGATGCCGTCCGCCGTCGCGCGCGGCTGACGTACCGGCCGGGGCCGGGGGCCGATTTCCCCGTGGGCGCGGAATCGGGTATGCCAGTGTCCAAGCACGCGCACGTACCCGCGCGTGCTCCCCCGCGAGAGGCAGTAGGCGAGTGAGCAAGTACCTGGTAACCGGTGGCGCAGGATACGTCGGCAGCGTGGTCGCGGCCCACCTTCTGGAGGCCGGCCACGAGGTCACCGTCCTCGACGACCTGAGCACGGGCTTTCGCGCAGGGGTCCCGGAGGGCGCCACCTTCATCGAGGGCCGGATCCAGGACGCCGCCCGGTACGTGGACGGCTCCTACGAGGCGGTGCTGCACTTCGCGGCCTCCTCGCAGGTCGGCGAGTCCGTGGTGAACCCGGGCAAGTACTGGGAGAACAACGTCGGCGGGACGCTGGCCCTGCTGGCCGCGATGCGCGGGGCGGGCGTGCGCAAGCTGGTGTTCTCCTCCACCGCCGCCACCTACGGCGAGCCGACGGAGGGCCTGCTGACGGAGGCCTCGGTGACCGCGCCGACCAACCCGTACGGTGCCTCGAAGCTGGCCGTCGACCACATGATCGCGGGGGAGTGCGTGGCGCACGGCCTGGCCGCGGTGTCCCTGCGCTACTTCAACGTGGCCGGCGCCTACGGGCAGTTCGGCGAGCGCCACACCCCCGAGACGCACCTGATCCCGCTGGTCCTCCAGGTCGCGCTGGGCGAGCGGGAGTCGATCTCGGTGTTCGGCGAGGACTACCCGACCCCGGACGGCACCTGCGTCCGCGACTACATCCACGTCGCCGACCTCGCGGAGGCCCACCTGGCCGCCCTGCGGGCCGCCACCGGCGGAGAGCACCTGATCTGCAACCTGGGCAACGGCAACGGCTTCTCCGTCCGCGAGGTCGTCGAGACCGTCCGCAAGGTCACCGGCCGGGAGATCCCCGAGGTGGTCGCGCCGCGCCGGGCCGGCGACCCGGCGATGCTCGTCGCCTCCGCGCGCACGGCCCACGAGCGCCTCGGCTGGACCCCGAGCCGCTCGGACCTCACCGGGATCATCACGGACGCGTGGAACTTCGCGCGTACGCACACCTCCTGAACCTCCAGAACCTCCGGTATCCGTCCGGACCTCCCCTTGCCCTGCGCGCCCCCCGCACCCCGATCGGTGCGGGGGGCGTGTGCGTGTCGGCCGTGCGCTGCGGACGGGCGCTGTGCGCGGGCGCCCGGCGTGCACACGCCGGGTGAAATGCCCCCCGTGCAACTGCCCGCGGCACACGCCGGTACCGAAGCCGCCATCAGGACCTTCAGGGCAGGCGATTTCAAGCCATCGCAAAGCGGATTCGGGACGCCCGCGCCGGAAAATCCCCGGAAAAACTTCTGCTATTCGGCCAACCGCCGGACGCCCCCGGCCCTACGCTGATGCGTGACACCGGTGGGGGCCGGTGTTGATTCAGGGGTCGAGACAAGTCGGGTACGTCGTCCGGTCCGGGGTAGTGCAGAGATGTCACGGCGGCGGCCGGGGCAGCTGCGGATCACCCGGTCCGGGCGCCGTACCCGCCGTCGTCCGTTCCCCTACCCTTGGGGGTTTTGTGGTTCGTATCCGGGTTCTCGTCGTCGACGATCACCGCATCTTCGCCGAATCGCTCGCAGCCGCGCTCGCGGCCGAGCCGGACGTGGACGTGTCCGCGGCCGGCAGCGGCCCCGCCGCGCTGCGCTGCCTCGAACGCGCGGCGGCCGAGGGCCGCCGCTTCGACGTCCTGCTGGTCGACGCCGATCTCGGCGCGGTCCCGGGGGCCGTGCCCGCCCAGCGGGAGTCCGGCTCCGGGCCACCGCCGCCCAGTTCGGACGGGATCGCGCTGGTCGCGGGGGTGCGGGTGTCCCACCCCGGGGTCCGCACCGTCGTGCTCGCCGAGCGCGACGACCCCCGCCGGGCCGCCCTCGCCCTCCAGGCGGGAGCCTCGGGCTGGGTGGCGAAGGACTGCTCGCTGTCCCGGCTGCTGGCCGTGATCCGCGGGGTCCTGCGCGAGGAGACCCACCTGCCGCCCGCCCTGCTCACCGGGGTGCTCCGGGAGCTGACCGCGGCGCGCAAGCACCGTACGGACAGCGAGCGGCTGGTGGAGTCGCTGACCCCGCGCGAGCACGAGGTGCTGCGCTGCATGGTGGCGGGGCTGGGCCGCAAGGACGTGGCGGCCCGGCTGTTCCTGTCCCCGCACACCGTCCGCACCCACATGCAGAACGTGCTGGGCAAGCTCGGGGTGCACTCCACGCTGGCCGCGGTGGCCCTGGCCCGGCGGGCCGGCGTACGACCGGCGGACCTAGCCGGGGATGTTGTCGAACGGAGCGGTCAACTGGCGTAGCAGCCCGGCGAGATCGCCGCGCTGACTCTGCGAGAGCTGGGCCAGGATCGCCCGTTCCTGGGCCAGCAGCCCGGCGAGGGCCTGGTCGGCGCGGTCCCGGCCCTCGGGGGTGAGCCGCACCAGGACCCCCCGGCGGTCGCTGGGGTCCGGGAGCCGTTCGACGAGGCCCTTCTTGGCGAGCCGGTCGATGCGGTTGGTCATGGTGCCGGAAGTGACCAGGGTCTGGGTCAACAGCTGGCCGGGGGAGAGCTGGTAGGGCGCGCCGGCGCGGCGCAGCGACGTCAGGACGTCGAACTCCCACGGCTCCAGGCCGTGCTCGGAGAAGGCCAGCCTGCGGGCGCGGTCCAGATGGCGCGCGAGTCTGCTGACACGGCTCAGTACCTCGAGCGGTTCCACGTCGAGGTCAGGGCGCTCCCGCCGCCATGCCGCCACCAGTCGGTCGACCTCGTCCTCCATGCCGATCAGTGTACGGGGTCTGTCGATGTGAAGTCTCTTCATACCGAGTATCTCGATCACGAGTATCTTGACATCGAGATATAAATGAAGCGAGCATGGGGCATGGAGGGGGCCGGAACGGATTCCGCTTCCGATCGCCCCGCCAGCAGGGAGGCTCGAACATGTATTCCGATACCGCGCGCGCCGGGACCCCCACGTCCACCGCGCCATCCGCCCCCACCTGGGATCCCCAGCAGTACCTCCGGCACTCGGGCCACCGCACACGGCCCTTCCTCGACCTGCTCACCCGCATACCCGAGCTCCCCCACAGCCCCGCCCGCATCGCCGACCTCGGCTGCGGCCCCGGCAACGTCACCACCCTCCTCGCCGAGCGCTGGCCCGAGGCCCGCATCACCGGCTTCGACCTCTCCCCGGAGATGCTCCGCCGCGCCACCGAGGAGTACGCCGGGTCCACCCCCGGCGGCGGCTGCCTCGACTTCCGCCACGGGGACCTCGCCACCTGGCTCCCCGAGGAGCCCTACGACCTGATCGTCTCCAACGCCGCCCTGCAGTGGGTCCCCGGCCACCCCGGCTCCTTCGGCGCCTGGATCAACGGCCTGCGCCCCGGCGGCACCTTCGCCTTCCAGATTCCCGGCAACTTCACGGCCCCCAGCCACGCCCTGCTTGCGCAGCAGTGCGACACGCCGCGCTGGCGGGCCCGGCTCGCCGGTCACGGCGCCCGCTACATCCATCTCCTCGAACCCGCCGAATACCTTGCCCGGTTCACCGAGCTCGGCTGCGCCGCCGACATCTGGGAAACCACCTACCACCAACTGCTCCAGGGCCCCGACCCCGTGCTCGACTGGGTCAAGGGCACCGCCCTGCGCCCCGTCCTCACCGCCCTCGGCGACGACCGCGACGCCGTGGACGCCTTCCTCACCGAATACCGCGACCGGCTGCGCGCGGCCTATCCGACCGGCCCGCGCGGCACCGTCTTCCCGTTCCGCCGCATCTTCGCCGTAGCCCGCAAGGAGGCATGACCGTGCTGACCGCAGTCGACCACGTGCAACTCGCCGCGCCGCCGGACTCGGAGGACCGGCTCCGCGCGTACTACACGGACGTCCTGGGCATGACCGAGATCCCCAAGCCGCCCGTCCTCGCCGCCCGCGGGGGCTGCTGGTTCGAAGCCGGGCCCGTCCAGCTGCACCTCGGCGTCGAGGAGGACTTCCGGCCCGCCCGCAAGGCCCATCCGGGGCTGCGGGTGACCGACATCGAGGCGTACGCGAGCAGACTGCGGGAGCGGGGAGCCAAGGTGGTCTGGGACGACGACCTGCCGGGCCACCGCCGCTTCTACTCGGAGGACCCCGTCGGCAACCGGCTCGAATTCCTGGAACGGCACCGCCCGGAACCGGCAGCGCTGGAACCCTGCGCATAAGGCGTACGACACGACGGCGCCCCGTCACCGGAGATCCGGTGACGGGGCGCCGTCGTGTCGTCGCGTCGTACGTGAAGGGCTCAGTTCTTGCGCCGGCCCACCAGCTGAGGCTTCGACTCCAGCCCGTCCAGCCCGTGCCAGGCCAGATTCACCAGGTGCGCCGCCACCTCCGCCTTCTTGGGCCTGCGCACGTCCAGCCACCACTGCCCGGTCAGCGCCACCATCCCGACCAGCGCCTGCGCGTACAGCGGGGCCAGCTTGGGGTCAAAGCCCCGCGCCTTGAACTCCAGACCCAGGATGTCCTCGACCTGCGTGGCGATGTCGCTGATCAGCGAGGCGAAGGTGCCCGTCGACTGGGCGACCGGGGAATCGCGCACGAGGATCCGGAAACCGTCCGTGTACGACTCGATGTAGTCCAGCAGCGCGAACGCCGCCTGCTCCAGCAGCTCCCGCGGGTGCCCGGC
Proteins encoded in this window:
- a CDS encoding response regulator transcription factor, which produces MGVRVVVVDEHRLLAEALASALKLRGHRVLAAAAPAAGAAELVISRAPEVCLLGTATPAEPGVFEPVVRIKRERPQIAVVVLGPVPSPRGIAAAFAAGASGYVRQDERIEGVERALAKARAGEVAIAPQLLQGAFAELLNPAAQPDDEGSRLLRLLTPREVEVLVRVAEGEDTRLIAAGMEIAPSTARTHVQRVLMKLGVGSRLEAAALAARTGLLDRALPTMPSAVARG
- the galE gene encoding UDP-glucose 4-epimerase GalE, whose product is MSKYLVTGGAGYVGSVVAAHLLEAGHEVTVLDDLSTGFRAGVPEGATFIEGRIQDAARYVDGSYEAVLHFAASSQVGESVVNPGKYWENNVGGTLALLAAMRGAGVRKLVFSSTAATYGEPTEGLLTEASVTAPTNPYGASKLAVDHMIAGECVAHGLAAVSLRYFNVAGAYGQFGERHTPETHLIPLVLQVALGERESISVFGEDYPTPDGTCVRDYIHVADLAEAHLAALRAATGGEHLICNLGNGNGFSVREVVETVRKVTGREIPEVVAPRRAGDPAMLVASARTAHERLGWTPSRSDLTGIITDAWNFARTHTS
- a CDS encoding response regulator transcription factor — its product is MVRIRVLVVDDHRIFAESLAAALAAEPDVDVSAAGSGPAALRCLERAAAEGRRFDVLLVDADLGAVPGAVPAQRESGSGPPPPSSDGIALVAGVRVSHPGVRTVVLAERDDPRRAALALQAGASGWVAKDCSLSRLLAVIRGVLREETHLPPALLTGVLRELTAARKHRTDSERLVESLTPREHEVLRCMVAGLGRKDVAARLFLSPHTVRTHMQNVLGKLGVHSTLAAVALARRAGVRPADLAGDVVERSGQLA
- a CDS encoding VOC family protein, whose product is MLTAVDHVQLAAPPDSEDRLRAYYTDVLGMTEIPKPPVLAARGGCWFEAGPVQLHLGVEEDFRPARKAHPGLRVTDIEAYASRLRERGAKVVWDDDLPGHRRFYSEDPVGNRLEFLERHRPEPAALEPCA
- a CDS encoding outer membrane protein assembly factor BamB family protein, with amino-acid sequence MSIPPPPSQPPSGGFGAPQDPPPGGFGAPVPPPEPTAAQPAYGYPQTGPGYGYPQQPGTPSPYGAPGAPGGAPVPAPQPPAPAPAGGNDKRTQLTIVGAAVLAIVLIVGGGLWYTSGDSGGGSKADSNPSASPGNDKPQDHVPGTEKVPGNPKSKPLFNLPSPVPAEIAVVAGSWLTDSTYIKSDLSKVVGYNLVDGGKKWELPFPGELCGATKHVSENKAAVLFKASQPTPENKYIQCTEVGVIDLESGKLVWSGNAKSVTGGDKPVVFSSVTLSGKTVAAAGISAGGAAWNLADGKSLWLPKVDGEGCRDVGYGGGEALAAIRKCGQSPNYTLYGQLLDPATGAPTASYKLSQGIEDAYIVATKPLIVAADVGKTAKNATGISDLFVVDPKGELKARIPLASGDFGGKCGSEVEKCTNMVVGNGKLYLPSYEHQGQASSGRTNELLSFDLETGKQTTDRADAGERYTMFPLRMDGSNIIAYKNPPYDKGGQIVSIDGKTMKETVLMENPADKASQRAETGFSPEYSEYRYHNGKFFISRTTVAKPYSDKADPEYLFVSFTAS
- a CDS encoding TetR/AcrR family transcriptional regulator → MMGGVAIDGSNSSSDKPRRGRRVRMTGAERRQQLLDIGRTLFAEKGFEGTSVEEIAAKAGVSKPVVYEHFGGKEGLYAVVVDREMRQLLDGVTGALTAGHPRELLEQAAFALLDYIESYTDGFRILVRDSPVAQSTGTFASLISDIATQVEDILGLEFKARGFDPKLAPLYAQALVGMVALTGQWWLDVRRPKKAEVAAHLVNLAWHGLDGLESKPQLVGRRKN
- a CDS encoding trans-aconitate 2-methyltransferase; this translates as MYSDTARAGTPTSTAPSAPTWDPQQYLRHSGHRTRPFLDLLTRIPELPHSPARIADLGCGPGNVTTLLAERWPEARITGFDLSPEMLRRATEEYAGSTPGGGCLDFRHGDLATWLPEEPYDLIVSNAALQWVPGHPGSFGAWINGLRPGGTFAFQIPGNFTAPSHALLAQQCDTPRWRARLAGHGARYIHLLEPAEYLARFTELGCAADIWETTYHQLLQGPDPVLDWVKGTALRPVLTALGDDRDAVDAFLTEYRDRLRAAYPTGPRGTVFPFRRIFAVARKEA
- a CDS encoding outer membrane protein assembly factor BamB family protein — its product is MTEPPQPSNQPPTPSGYGHLPGPPQQGYGFPPQGENPYAQPGHPPQPPTVQQWQAGPGGPGPAPGSGPGGAPKRKRTVLIAASVAAVLVLGGVGYVAFSGEDKDPKPVAQEPADAKPSGSPSVDKGDGNGNGKGSDIPTDLNEGRKPGEDKALWLKTAKMEGPGAGIPAKGLWVAGDAVVKTVDKSVIGYGVSDGKEKWKIDFPAEICGLTGQTTPDGRTVMVVKNADGSSCNQMKLIDLKAGKEIWTKELAMEGPFNSADSTRVTLSGDTFALAWTGGQSAHRLSTGDKLFSDAGPEGCKPMTYAAGNNKMIAVALCLDADRTIEIQDADPNTGKKTWSYRLPKGYQVNAVYSVSPTVIDAGNRDTKERAILVLDEKGQKRNTLSGEGNFVVNCGGYGSSEGLQNCGNSAVDGDTAYLAAGDKSTGSEIVAFDLGTGKIKWRTKAGDKKALVPLEAANGQLTAYRASPVGGEPGEIVSFPADGGAPKTLLKLPSGTSARIEASFLSSQSAAYADGRFFLSTTRLLGENKDEKLLMAFGK
- a CDS encoding MarR family winged helix-turn-helix transcriptional regulator; amino-acid sequence: MEDEVDRLVAAWRRERPDLDVEPLEVLSRVSRLARHLDRARRLAFSEHGLEPWEFDVLTSLRRAGAPYQLSPGQLLTQTLVTSGTMTNRIDRLAKKGLVERLPDPSDRRGVLVRLTPEGRDRADQALAGLLAQERAILAQLSQSQRGDLAGLLRQLTAPFDNIPG